The Candidatus Sulfotelmatobacter sp. genome includes a region encoding these proteins:
- the ribA gene encoding GTP cyclohydrolase II: MPQPCGKFPRLDKLEDLVERDKDHDCDGLGPHHICVKVAAVAELPSRFGRFKIVGFWNNRDGKEHIAMVHGDVMGGEDIPTRLHSECLTGDVMGSLRCDCRDQLEVAMYKISGLQRGLVLYMRQEGRGIGLINKLRAYALQDRGLDTVDANLALGFRDDERDYEVAAHMLVSLNIGSIRLMTNNPRKVEELERLGIRVSGRIPHVIPANDWNRFYLETKARRSGHQIEFEGKPHLLEQNDPVIVEGEA, translated from the coding sequence ATGCCTCAGCCTTGCGGGAAGTTCCCGCGTCTCGACAAGCTCGAGGATCTGGTCGAGCGCGACAAGGACCATGACTGCGACGGCCTTGGCCCCCACCACATTTGCGTGAAGGTGGCGGCGGTCGCCGAGCTGCCGAGCCGCTTCGGCCGTTTCAAGATCGTGGGTTTCTGGAACAATCGCGACGGCAAGGAACACATCGCGATGGTGCATGGCGACGTGATGGGTGGTGAGGACATTCCCACCCGGCTCCATTCCGAGTGCCTCACCGGCGACGTAATGGGCTCCCTTCGCTGCGATTGCCGCGATCAGCTCGAGGTGGCGATGTACAAGATCTCCGGTCTGCAGCGGGGACTCGTTCTCTACATGAGGCAGGAAGGCCGGGGCATCGGTCTGATCAACAAGCTGCGCGCCTACGCGCTGCAGGATCGCGGGCTCGACACGGTGGACGCCAACCTGGCGCTCGGCTTCCGCGACGACGAGCGCGATTACGAGGTGGCGGCGCACATGCTGGTGAGTCTCAACATCGGCTCGATTCGCCTGATGACCAACAATCCTCGCAAGGTCGAGGAGCTGGAGAGGCTCGGGATTCGCGTGAGCGGGCGGATTCCGCACGTCATTCCGGCCAACGATTGGAACCGCTTCTACCTCGAGACCAAGGCCCGCCGTTCGGGCCATCAGATCGAGTTCGAGGGCAAGCCGCACCTGCTGGAGCAGAACGACCCGGTCATCGTCGAAGGCGAGGCCTGA